The DNA sequence AAAGGAAAACTGGGGTGAAAACACGTTTTAAAACAGGATCTTTTGTTGAATGGAAATGAAAAATAAGACCTACAGGTATCTAGCATTAGGAGATTCGTATACTATTGGCGAAGCGGTGACGGAAAGAGAATCATTTCCATATCAATTGACCGCGCTGTTGAAAGATCATGATGTTCCGGTAGAGAGTGTAAAGATCATTGCTAAAACAGGGTGGACAACCAGCGATCTCATTGCTGCTATTGAAAGTGAAGAAACAGATCACACATACGATTTTGTGACGCTATTAATTGGTGTAAACAATCAATATCAAGCGAAATCGAAGACGCAATACCGCGAAGAGCTTCAGCAACTAATTTTTAAATCGATTGCCTTTGTTAATGGCAGAAAGGATAGGGTTTTTGTACTTTCCATTCCAGATTATGGTGTCACTGATTTTGCCAAGGAAAAAAATCTTGTTTTGCAGATCAGTGATGACATTGACGCCTACAATAACATTGTTAGAGAAGAAGCGAGCAGAGAAGGAGTGCTATTTGTGGATATCACCCCTAAATCAAGATTAGCAACATCAGATCAGACATTGACCGCGTCAGATACCTTACACCCATCTGCAAAAATGTACGCTTTATGGAATGAAATCTTACTTCCAAATATTGTACAAACTTTGAGTAAATCGAGTTAGATAAATGTATTTTTGAATTAAATATCATTCAATATGTCATTTTATTATTATCATTGAATGATATTTAATTCATTTTTTTATATCGCATGAAATTAGTATATTTGAATGATATATTATGCAATACTATTTATTTTCATATAAAATGAATGATTTATCATACACAAATTCTTTAAGTGATGCAGCGCTTCTCCAGCAAGTAGGTGAATTCATCAAAACACGTAGAGTAGCGCAAAATCTTTCGCAGGATGAAGTGGCCGAGCGAGCGGCAATAAGCCGATCAACATTAAGTTTACTGGAGAGGGGTGAAAATATCGCGCTAAGAAATTTACTCAAAATCCTGCGCGTACTTGATGCTTTATATGTTCTCGAACAATTTAAAGTCGTAAATCAAATCAGTCCTATGCTATTGGCAAAGGAGGACGAAAAGAAACGCAAAAGAGCTTACCGTACCAATACGCAACGCGATAAAGATGATTGGGAATGGTAAAAACCGCCTTTGTAAAACTACGGGGCAAACGAATTGCTGCAGTTGCCTGGGATGAAAAGCAGCAGCTTGGTTTTTTTGAGTACGACAAAAGGTTTGCCGCAGGAAAACTGGAAGTGGCACCTATCAAGATGCCTTTGTCTTCAAGTATCTATTCTTTTTCAGAATTACGCAATACCTCCACCTTTAAAGGTCTTCCGGGACTATTGGCAGATAGTTTACCAGACAGATATGGAAATGAACTGATTAATATCTGGCTTGCGCGCAACGGAAGGCCAGAAAATTCATTAAACCCAGTAGAACTGCTTTGTTTCATTGGTAGCCGAGGTATGGGCGCACTAGAATTTGAGCCGACTACGCTGTCACGGGCAAACAGTTCACACACCATAGCGTTGTCCAGTTTAATTGACACCACTATTAAGCTATTGGAAAGTAAAGAGCATTTTGAAACCCATACGGATCATGACATGCAGGACGTATTGCTCGATGTACTGAAGATGGGTACTTCGGCGGGTGGAGCCAGACCGAAAGCGATTATTGCGTACAATGAAACTGCTCGTAACTGTGATGACCATACTAAGAATTTTGCATTCATCATGGAACAGGATGGGAAATGGAAATTAGCGCCAGCTTACGATATATGCTATGCCTATCGCCCTGAAAGCGATTGGGTAAGCCAACACAACCTCAGTATAAACGGTAAAAGGAAGGATTTTGTAAAAAGTGATCTTTTGACTATGGCAAAGCAGAATTCTATCCGTAATCCAGAAGCTATTATTACTGAGGTAATGGAGATCGTAAATAAATGGCCGAAATATGCTAAAACATACCACGTGGAAGAAAAGTTGGCAAAAGCGATAGATAGTACATTGATAAGAGCTATCTAGTAAAATCATTTTGCTAAAACCTTTTATGAATCAATTTGGATAGTTTATGAACTAAATAGATAGATTCCTGTGATCTATTATTTCCAAATTTGTTTTAGATAGCTATCTAGAACTAATCCGCATGCACGCGTAATACCTGCGCAAGCACTGCGACCATTATAAATTGAGTTAATTCTTGTACAGATGTTTGTGAATTTTTCGAAAGTTTCCTTCAGAATTGTGGTAGGTGCTTTGCTACTGTCGTGTTCCAGTTACGCTACTCGTGTTGGGTCAAGGGCTATTACCAATCAAGATTCTTCGCTTACCTATGCCAATCCTGTTTTTGAACCCATTTTGGCAGACCCTACCGTTTTTCGTGATCCATCTACTGGCGTATTTTACGCCTATGGCACCCAAGATAATTGGGGAGATGGACAAGGAAGTAGATTGGTGCCCATTTTGCAATCTTCCGATCTGATACATTGGCGCTCCGTTGGAAACGCACTGCGTGAAAAACCAAATTGGAAGTCGAAAGGTGGCATTTGGGCACCAGATGTGGTACAGGTATACCATCAGTATCATCTATATTATGCCTATTCTACTTGGGGCGATCCCAACCCAGGTATAGGAGTTGCTGTGGCAAAAACGCCAGAAGGCCCATTTACCGATCAGGGTAAGTTATTTGATAGTAAAAGTATTGACGTACCGAATTCCATCGACCCCTTTTACTATGAAGATCAAGGCAAAAAATATGTGTTTTGGGGGAGCTTTAGCGATGCGCCCACGCAAGGGACTTTTGGGGTAGAATTGACAGATGATGGTTTGGACATCGCAGCAGATGCTGAAAAATTTAAACTGGCAGCAGGAGATTTTGAAGCCGTCATTATTCATAAAAGAAATGATTATTACTATTTCATCGGGTCAAAAGGTAGTTGTTGCGAAGGGAAAAAAAGTACGTACCGCGTACTGGTTGGTCGTTCCAGCACTTTAAAGGGGCCTTACCTGGATAAACAGGGGAGAGATATTGCTGAACGTGGAAATGGTACCTTGCTGCTCAAAGGCAACTCCAGATTTGTAGGTACTGGCCACAACTCGCGTATCATCACGGACGACAATGAACAAGACTGGATGCTTTATCACGGGATAGATACGCAGAATGATCGGGTAGCCAGTGGTACCTCCCGACGTGTATTGATGCTCGACGCGATTAGCTGGAAGGATGAGTGGCCGTCCGTTGCAGGCGATACCGCTAGTTTTGCGCCGCAAGCAGCGCCCTATTTTAAAAAATAACCAAATGTAATTCGGGGAGACAGTTAAATCTAGCTGTGCTTTCCTAAAACTAACATGCTATATGATTAAACGTTTTTTTACCGGACTTCTTCTGGCCACGATGGCCATCTCTTGTTCAAAGCAGCCTTCTTCTGTAAAAAGTGATTTACGGGCGCCAGCTTACCCTTTGATTACCATTGATCCAAACACAAGTGGCTGGTCGTACACGGATGAATTGTACGGCTCTACGGTAAAGCACTGGACAGAACGACCTTTTCCATTGCTGGGCGTGCTAAAAGTAGGAGATGAGATTTATCGATTTATGGGTACCGAGGAAGTGGAAGTCTTTCCATTATTGCCCATGGGAGAAGATACGCCTTGGGCGGGTCAATTTACTACCAAAATGCCATCAGGAGATTGGTTTTCGAAAGATTTCAATGATCAGGGTTGGCAGTCTGGTAAAGGCGCTTTTGGAACGCCGGATAGCGAGCCATCTTCCAAGACAGCATGGAACGAAGAAAAGATATGGGTACGTCGACCATTTCAACTAAATGAAGATCTAAAAGGTAAAACGGTTTACCTAGAGTATTCCCATGATGATGATGTAGTGCTCTATCTGGATGCCGAAGAGTTGGTCAATAGTGGGCCAGCAACCGCTAAAAATAAGCGTTACAAGCTAACACCAGAGCAAGCCGCAAAATTGACCAAAGGCGAGCATCTTATTGCAGGATATTGTCACAATACCGGAGGCAATGCTTTTTTTGATGTGGGTTTAGTCGTGGAGAAAGACATCCCTGCATCATTTGCCAAAACGGCACAACAAATTTCGGTAGATGTACAGGCTATGCAGACGCATTATACTTTTCGCTGTGGCGATGTGGATTTGAAAGTCACCTTTACCGCACCTTTGTTTTTAGATGATCTACACCTGCTTTCCAGACCAATTAATTACATTTCGTACGACATCAAGAGTGACCAGCCTCGTGACATATCCATTTATCTGGAAGCTGCACCCAATTGGGCGTTGAATCTTCCATCGCAAGCGTCCACCTCGTCGACCAGTAAAAATGGAAATTTGCTCATCGCAAAAACCGGAAGTGCTCAGCAGCCGGTCTTGCAGCGTAGCGGCGATCATATCAATATAGATTGGGGCTATTTTTACCTGGCAGGAAGTGATCAGAACGGAAGTGTGGGTGCCGGCGAAAGTAGGGCTTTGCGTCAGGCATTTGCTGCTGGCAACGATATTTCTCAAGTCAGTGGGGCAAGCACCGACGGTCATCAAAATATTGCTTATACAAAGTCGTTCCAAGTTGATGGCGAACATCACGATCATATTATGGTGGGCTACGACGATGTCTATTCCATTCAGTACTTTGGAGAAAACCTACGGGGATATTGGAATAAGGATGGAAAAAATACGATAGAGGCTGAATTTGCAAAAGCAGATCAGGAATACGCAGCGCTGCGTAAAAGAGCGGATGCTTTTGATGCTGATTTTATGCAAGAATATACGTCCACAGGTGGTAAAGAATATGCCGAACTGTGTGCGCTGGCCTATCGTCAATCTATTGCTGCGCACAAATTAGTAGAAGCACCCAATGGTGATCTGATGTTTCTTTCAAAAGAAAACGATAGTAATGGGTCTATCGGTACAGTGGATGTTACCTATCCATCCGCACCACTATTTTTATACTATAATCCAGAACTAGCGAAGGGTCTGTTGAATTTTATTTTTGCCTATAGTGAAAGCGGAAAATGGACTAAGCCATTCGCGGCGCACGACGTGGGCACCTACCCACTAGCCAATGGACAAACCTATGGCGGCGATATGCCCATAGAGGAATCTGGGAATATGCTGATTCTGACCTATGCTATCGCGCGTATGGAAGAGCATGCAAAGTATGCGGAAAAGCATTGGGATGTGTTGACGACTTGGACCGACTATCTGATAGAAAATGGTTTGGATCCAGACAACCAATTGTGTACGGATGATTTTGCCGGACATTTTGCACATAATGCAAACCTGTCTATCAAAGCCATCGTAGGCATTGGATCCTACGCGAAATTAGCGGCCATGTTAGACAAGAAAGATGTCGCAGAGAAGTATGAGAGGATTGCGAAGGATATGGCTACAAAATGGAAAAACATGGCTAATGACGGTGATCATTACCGGCTGACTTTTGATAAGTCGGGTACCTGGAGCCAAAAGTATAATTTGGTATGGGATAAATTGTTTGATATGGACTTGTTTGATAAAGATATCATCGATACAGAGATCGCCTATTACTTAACCAAGCAAAATGAATATGGCCTCCCGTTAGACAACCGCGAAACCTATACGAAGACCGACTGGATTTGTTGGACGGCTACGATGGCGGATGATAAAGCTACTTTCGAGCAGTTTGTAAAACCGGTGCATCATTTTATGAACACCTGTACTACCCGTACACCGATGTCTGACTGGGTATTTACAGATAAACCAGAGAGAAGAGGCTTTAAAGCACGTTCTGTAGTGGGTGGTTATTTTATCAAGATGCTTGAGCAGAAGATTGCTGCGCAGTAATAGCGTATTAAATACAATTAAACGTAAAAAGGAGCGGCTCCGATACCAATTTGGTATCGGAGCCGCTCCTTTTTAAATAGTGAGGGTCACTTAATTTGTGAACACGTTTTTAAACGTTCCGGCTAAAGCCAAGCCTGGCTGTTGTTGGGAATCGTGTCCATTTAACGGAATGATTTTAAAATACCGGAAGGTGAGCGCCTCCGGTAGGTCAAAATATTGCTTGGTACGATCTACAGCAACAAGTCTGATCAGCGTGGCCACCTCCCAATTTTGATTGTCGTTGCTCACCTGTACTTCCATATCTCGTATTTTACGATCTCCATTTTTCTGTGCGAACATAAATCCGTTCACTTGCAAGGGTTCACCCATATCGATCGTCACCCAATGATTTGGATAGGTGGTCGCGTTATTAGAAAATCGAGCGATCCAAAAGGTGTCATCGCGTCCATCAATCAAACGAGCCGCTAATCGGCTGTTATTCGGCTCTTCCGAGCTGAATCCTGCTATGGACCATGTGGTATAAGGGTATTCTTCTCTATCTGGTGGAAGCAATTCCCGTGTTCTTAATGCTACTGGATGCGCATAGAAAGTATCTATAGCCAAAGGGCTGGGTTTATACAAATTGCGGTAGTTAAACGTGCCCGTAATATCAATTTCTGGTAGCAATGTTTGATTGCTGTTGGGCGGTATAAATACCTCTACGCTATCACCTGTAAGATTCGGGTAGCGTAAGACCGTGCCTAACAACGTAGTATCGGCAGTTTCTACGAACCAATTGAGTACAATCTCATCATCAGGAGTATATTCCAAGTTATTTACAATCCGGTTGTTGAGATTGTTGATGTAGCTTCGACCATATACACGTCCGAATATTTCTGAGCGCATAGATTGATTGCCTTCCTGGTCGAAGGTGCGAATATCGAAGGTATAAATGCCTTCTGCTACCTCTGGAATCACAATTTCCTTGTATCCAGCAATTTCAGTGGGCAGCACCGGAACTTCGTAGGTGTTTCCTTGACCCCAGGATACGCGCAGTTTTACCACCCGAGCATCGGTGCTTATTCGAGCGCGAATGCCTGCTCGACGGTCGCCCGGCT is a window from the Sphingobacterium sp. lm-10 genome containing:
- a CDS encoding SGNH/GDSL hydrolase family protein, whose translation is MKNKTYRYLALGDSYTIGEAVTERESFPYQLTALLKDHDVPVESVKIIAKTGWTTSDLIAAIESEETDHTYDFVTLLIGVNNQYQAKSKTQYREELQQLIFKSIAFVNGRKDRVFVLSIPDYGVTDFAKEKNLVLQISDDIDAYNNIVREEASREGVLFVDITPKSRLATSDQTLTASDTLHPSAKMYALWNEILLPNIVQTLSKSS
- a CDS encoding helix-turn-helix transcriptional regulator, giving the protein MNDLSYTNSLSDAALLQQVGEFIKTRRVAQNLSQDEVAERAAISRSTLSLLERGENIALRNLLKILRVLDALYVLEQFKVVNQISPMLLAKEDEKKRKRAYRTNTQRDKDDWEW
- a CDS encoding HipA domain-containing protein, which gives rise to MVKTAFVKLRGKRIAAVAWDEKQQLGFFEYDKRFAAGKLEVAPIKMPLSSSIYSFSELRNTSTFKGLPGLLADSLPDRYGNELINIWLARNGRPENSLNPVELLCFIGSRGMGALEFEPTTLSRANSSHTIALSSLIDTTIKLLESKEHFETHTDHDMQDVLLDVLKMGTSAGGARPKAIIAYNETARNCDDHTKNFAFIMEQDGKWKLAPAYDICYAYRPESDWVSQHNLSINGKRKDFVKSDLLTMAKQNSIRNPEAIITEVMEIVNKWPKYAKTYHVEEKLAKAIDSTLIRAI
- a CDS encoding family 43 glycosylhydrolase, translated to MNFSKVSFRIVVGALLLSCSSYATRVGSRAITNQDSSLTYANPVFEPILADPTVFRDPSTGVFYAYGTQDNWGDGQGSRLVPILQSSDLIHWRSVGNALREKPNWKSKGGIWAPDVVQVYHQYHLYYAYSTWGDPNPGIGVAVAKTPEGPFTDQGKLFDSKSIDVPNSIDPFYYEDQGKKYVFWGSFSDAPTQGTFGVELTDDGLDIAADAEKFKLAAGDFEAVIIHKRNDYYYFIGSKGSCCEGKKSTYRVLVGRSSTLKGPYLDKQGRDIAERGNGTLLLKGNSRFVGTGHNSRIITDDNEQDWMLYHGIDTQNDRVASGTSRRVLMLDAISWKDEWPSVAGDTASFAPQAAPYFKK
- a CDS encoding glutaminase family protein, with the translated sequence MIKRFFTGLLLATMAISCSKQPSSVKSDLRAPAYPLITIDPNTSGWSYTDELYGSTVKHWTERPFPLLGVLKVGDEIYRFMGTEEVEVFPLLPMGEDTPWAGQFTTKMPSGDWFSKDFNDQGWQSGKGAFGTPDSEPSSKTAWNEEKIWVRRPFQLNEDLKGKTVYLEYSHDDDVVLYLDAEELVNSGPATAKNKRYKLTPEQAAKLTKGEHLIAGYCHNTGGNAFFDVGLVVEKDIPASFAKTAQQISVDVQAMQTHYTFRCGDVDLKVTFTAPLFLDDLHLLSRPINYISYDIKSDQPRDISIYLEAAPNWALNLPSQASTSSTSKNGNLLIAKTGSAQQPVLQRSGDHINIDWGYFYLAGSDQNGSVGAGESRALRQAFAAGNDISQVSGASTDGHQNIAYTKSFQVDGEHHDHIMVGYDDVYSIQYFGENLRGYWNKDGKNTIEAEFAKADQEYAALRKRADAFDADFMQEYTSTGGKEYAELCALAYRQSIAAHKLVEAPNGDLMFLSKENDSNGSIGTVDVTYPSAPLFLYYNPELAKGLLNFIFAYSESGKWTKPFAAHDVGTYPLANGQTYGGDMPIEESGNMLILTYAIARMEEHAKYAEKHWDVLTTWTDYLIENGLDPDNQLCTDDFAGHFAHNANLSIKAIVGIGSYAKLAAMLDKKDVAEKYERIAKDMATKWKNMANDGDHYRLTFDKSGTWSQKYNLVWDKLFDMDLFDKDIIDTEIAYYLTKQNEYGLPLDNRETYTKTDWICWTATMADDKATFEQFVKPVHHFMNTCTTRTPMSDWVFTDKPERRGFKARSVVGGYFIKMLEQKIAAQ
- a CDS encoding DUF4998 domain-containing protein, with translation MKRLHIQLLAVFITFLGMLLLTQCTPVDHFYSDYLSDGERIYPGRIDSIQFKPGDRRAGIRARISTDARVVKLRVSWGQGNTYEVPVLPTEIAGYKEIVIPEVAEGIYTFDIRTFDQEGNQSMRSEIFGRVYGRSYINNLNNRIVNNLEYTPDDEIVLNWFVETADTTLLGTVLRYPNLTGDSVEVFIPPNSNQTLLPEIDITGTFNYRNLYKPSPLAIDTFYAHPVALRTRELLPPDREEYPYTTWSIAGFSSEEPNNSRLAARLIDGRDDTFWIARFSNNATTYPNHWVTIDMGEPLQVNGFMFAQKNGDRKIRDMEVQVSNDNQNWEVATLIRLVAVDRTKQYFDLPEALTFRYFKIIPLNGHDSQQQPGLALAGTFKNVFTN